A part of Myxococcus landrumus genomic DNA contains:
- a CDS encoding G8 domain-containing protein, with product MKTFMSGWVSLLAVAVVSSPGDAGAVSRSSASSAVSGLPNGSFETPALPASPGYQTAPAGSGWTFVNGAGFSRNNTAFTSGNPVAPQGAQVLFLQGVASASQTWSLPAGSYVFSFMAAQRGNLPSTQQLELRVDGSPRQSFTPTGATYQRFTSAPLYLASGAHTVALHGLNPQGTDSTAFVDDFSVTRVRDVALSGFESPALPASPGYAYAPAGGPWTFEPGAGLSRNATAFTVGNPVAPEGGQVLFLQGASSASINVAVPRGYHRFRLKAALRGTDPTQPPAKDLVIAVNGTQVGHFRPASTQYVEQVSTVLWLEAGTVTVRLTGVDTGPGDHTGLVDDLRLESVHDWKDPLVWGGTVPGPSDDATVVLGSAVCIDGVLNPRSITVMGELLGVQNRNVDVTTQYVMVMGVGSLLELGQERTPYPSKATFTLNATDTQLDLMGMGNNFLGAMGSGTLHLHGEERVSWTRLSQNVAAGATDIYLAQPVNWRAGDSIVVVSSHLDWNEAEQRTIATVHPGGTRVTLSSALSFAHSGVVKTFSSPTRSWTADLRAEVGLLTHNIVVKGHATLANASGFGGHIMVMDKSRAYVSGVELANMGQKAKLGRYPFHWHMLAELGEGQYFRSSSVHHSYNRAITIHGTESTRVENNFFYDHIGHGVFLEDGSERFNVIKGNVTLLTRRPKPLEAVTPSDHELDVIQNRTPASYWITNPENTFEDNVAAGTQGTGFWFAFPTKPMGASENHPRFKDLKPDSRPLISFKGNSAHSTMSGFDIYDRLTPGHSIQPNWGWNDDSPHLIENSTWYANALGIYTGIGVGGPTDNLIFRNNILVDNVWNSMLASYSVIEQSVFVADSGANLLPGGIERFAYRVYDGAGQVRDSHFLGWDAPNANLLLNTGAAVKHPNHLFTNNTVSPAGPPRISLENFDIPPTKTTGVGDPGHPRYWSIAVRDTTGGITGKPNTTIVSSQPFMRVGDEYRPAHWTNTYRSDHRFVMSRLTYLEDFPDTPNIACTREKAGTPTAHVFYIDNDGYREWHQLPFIVNEGFEYTYAYQSLPPGKQVTMTMEDASVGDFYVARFKDFGKLGNLRFFSNQASFTPHTSLPNLRAATSSGYYVQPGGDVYVKAVATGKTQGYILYWDTPFAVPPLDTDGDQVTDAVEISRSRHPFDASDLLAGFDTAGDFEDWTVFANVAGQGVAGGVLTGTSTGNGDAMVVNSAYHFAASRVPTIQLRMKATQGTGVQLFFATDTQPGFSAARVANGWYTGGGAYQVVTLDMAAVPGWSGTITDLRLDPVSGAGIQFDIDSIRGPGL from the coding sequence ATGAAGACATTCATGTCGGGTTGGGTTTCCCTCCTCGCCGTGGCGGTGGTGTCGTCTCCGGGGGATGCGGGGGCCGTCAGTCGAAGCTCCGCGTCGTCCGCGGTCTCTGGCCTCCCCAATGGCTCTTTCGAGACACCCGCGCTTCCAGCCTCGCCCGGATATCAAACCGCGCCAGCGGGGTCGGGCTGGACGTTTGTGAATGGCGCGGGCTTCTCGCGCAACAACACGGCCTTCACCTCGGGCAACCCGGTGGCTCCTCAAGGCGCCCAGGTGCTCTTCCTCCAGGGCGTGGCCTCCGCTTCCCAGACATGGAGCCTGCCCGCGGGCTCGTATGTCTTCAGCTTCATGGCGGCGCAGCGGGGCAACCTCCCCAGCACCCAGCAACTGGAGCTGCGGGTCGACGGCAGCCCACGCCAGTCCTTCACCCCCACGGGGGCCACGTATCAGCGCTTCACCTCGGCGCCCCTCTACCTGGCGTCCGGTGCGCATACCGTCGCCCTGCACGGGCTCAATCCCCAGGGGACTGACAGCACCGCTTTCGTGGATGACTTCAGCGTGACGCGCGTGCGGGACGTCGCGCTCTCGGGCTTCGAGTCCCCCGCGCTGCCCGCCTCCCCGGGCTATGCCTATGCGCCCGCCGGAGGGCCCTGGACCTTCGAGCCGGGGGCCGGATTGAGCCGCAATGCCACGGCCTTCACCGTCGGAAATCCCGTGGCGCCGGAGGGAGGACAGGTGCTGTTCCTCCAGGGGGCTTCCTCGGCCTCCATCAATGTGGCGGTGCCGCGCGGCTACCACCGCTTCCGCCTGAAGGCGGCGCTCCGGGGAACCGACCCGACGCAGCCTCCGGCCAAGGACCTCGTCATCGCCGTCAACGGGACGCAGGTGGGGCACTTCCGTCCGGCCAGCACGCAGTACGTGGAGCAGGTCTCCACCGTGCTGTGGTTGGAGGCGGGCACGGTCACCGTGCGGCTGACCGGCGTCGACACCGGGCCGGGCGACCACACGGGCCTGGTGGATGACTTGCGCTTGGAGTCGGTGCACGACTGGAAGGACCCTCTCGTCTGGGGAGGAACGGTGCCCGGCCCCAGCGACGACGCCACCGTGGTCCTGGGCAGCGCCGTCTGCATCGACGGAGTCCTCAACCCCCGGAGCATCACGGTGATGGGGGAGCTGCTCGGGGTGCAGAACCGCAACGTCGACGTCACCACGCAGTATGTGATGGTGATGGGCGTCGGCTCGCTCCTGGAGCTGGGGCAGGAGCGCACGCCCTATCCCTCCAAGGCGACGTTCACCCTCAACGCTACTGACACCCAGCTCGACCTCATGGGCATGGGCAACAACTTCCTGGGCGCCATGGGGAGTGGAACCCTCCACCTGCACGGCGAGGAGCGGGTGAGCTGGACGCGGCTCTCGCAGAACGTGGCGGCGGGTGCCACGGACATCTACCTGGCGCAGCCCGTGAACTGGCGGGCGGGTGACAGCATCGTGGTCGTGTCCAGTCACCTCGACTGGAACGAGGCCGAGCAGCGCACCATCGCCACCGTGCACCCGGGAGGGACGCGGGTGACTTTGTCGAGCGCGCTCTCGTTCGCGCACTCCGGGGTGGTGAAGACGTTCTCTTCACCCACACGGAGCTGGACGGCGGACCTTCGCGCCGAGGTGGGCCTGCTCACCCACAACATCGTGGTGAAGGGGCACGCCACGCTCGCCAATGCCTCGGGGTTCGGCGGCCACATCATGGTCATGGACAAGTCCCGCGCGTACGTCAGCGGCGTGGAGCTGGCCAACATGGGCCAGAAGGCGAAGCTGGGCCGCTATCCCTTCCACTGGCACATGCTCGCGGAGTTGGGCGAAGGGCAGTACTTCCGGAGCTCCAGCGTCCACCACTCCTACAACCGGGCCATCACCATCCACGGCACGGAGAGCACGCGGGTGGAGAACAACTTCTTCTATGACCACATCGGCCACGGGGTGTTCCTGGAGGACGGCAGCGAGCGCTTCAACGTCATCAAGGGCAACGTGACGCTGCTCACGCGCAGGCCCAAGCCGCTGGAGGCCGTCACCCCGTCCGACCACGAGCTGGATGTCATCCAGAACCGCACGCCGGCGAGCTACTGGATTACCAACCCCGAGAACACCTTCGAGGACAACGTCGCCGCGGGCACCCAGGGCACGGGCTTCTGGTTCGCGTTCCCCACGAAGCCCATGGGCGCCTCCGAGAATCACCCGCGCTTCAAGGACCTGAAGCCCGACTCCCGGCCGCTCATCTCCTTCAAGGGCAACAGCGCCCACAGCACCATGTCCGGGTTCGACATCTACGACCGGTTGACCCCCGGCCACTCCATCCAACCCAACTGGGGCTGGAACGACGACAGCCCGCACCTCATCGAGAACAGCACCTGGTACGCGAACGCGCTGGGCATCTACACCGGCATCGGCGTGGGCGGCCCGACCGACAACCTCATCTTTCGGAACAACATCTTGGTCGACAACGTGTGGAACTCCATGCTGGCCAGCTACAGCGTCATCGAGCAGAGCGTGTTCGTGGCGGACTCGGGGGCGAACCTCCTCCCCGGCGGCATCGAGCGCTTCGCCTACCGCGTGTATGACGGCGCGGGCCAGGTGCGCGACTCGCACTTCCTCGGCTGGGATGCTCCCAACGCGAACCTCCTCCTGAACACGGGTGCGGCCGTCAAGCACCCCAACCACCTGTTCACGAACAACACGGTGTCGCCCGCGGGGCCGCCGCGCATCAGCCTGGAGAACTTCGACATCCCGCCGACGAAGACCACCGGTGTCGGAGACCCTGGGCATCCGCGCTACTGGTCCATCGCGGTGCGAGACACCACGGGCGGCATCACCGGCAAGCCCAACACGACGATTGTCTCCAGCCAGCCGTTCATGCGCGTGGGAGACGAGTACCGCCCGGCCCACTGGACGAACACGTACCGCAGCGACCACCGGTTCGTGATGTCCCGGCTCACCTACCTCGAGGACTTCCCGGACACGCCCAACATCGCCTGCACGCGCGAGAAGGCGGGGACCCCCACGGCCCACGTCTTCTACATCGACAACGACGGGTATCGCGAATGGCACCAGCTCCCGTTCATCGTCAACGAGGGCTTCGAGTACACCTACGCCTATCAGTCGCTCCCTCCCGGCAAGCAGGTGACGATGACGATGGAGGACGCCTCGGTGGGCGACTTCTACGTCGCGCGCTTCAAGGACTTCGGGAAGCTGGGGAACCTGAGGTTCTTCTCCAACCAGGCGAGCTTCACGCCGCACACCTCGCTCCCGAACCTCCGCGCCGCCACGAGCTCGGGGTACTACGTCCAGCCGGGCGGCGACGTGTACGTGAAGGCCGTCGCGACGGGAAAGACGCAGGGCTACATCCTCTACTGGGACACGCCCTTCGCGGTGCCGCCGCTCGACACGGACGGTGACCAGGTGACGGATGCCGTGGAGATCAGCCGGAGCCGCCACCCGTTCGACGCCTCGGACCTGCTGGCGGGATTCGACACCGCCGGCGACTTCGAGGACTGGACGGTCTTCGCCAACGTGGCGGGGCAGGGCGTGGCGGGAGGCGTGTTGACGGGCACCTCCACGGGCAACGGCGATGCGATGGTGGTGAACAGCGCCTACCACTTCGCCGCGAGCCGCGTCCCGACGATTCAGCTTCGCATGAAGGCGACCCAGGGCACCGGGGTCCAGCTCTTCTTCGCCACGGACACGCAGCCGGGCTTCTCCGCCGCGCGCGTGGCCAATGGCTGGTACACCGGCGGTGGCGCCTATCAGGTGGTGACGTTGGACATGGCGGCAGTGCCCGGCTGGTCGGGCACCATCACCGACCTCCGCCTGGACCCGGTGTCGGGAGCGGGCATCCAGTTCGACATCGACTCGATTCGCGGACCCGGGCTGTAG
- a CDS encoding cobalamin-dependent protein (Presence of a B(12) (cobalamin)-binding domain implies dependence on cobalamin itself, in one of its several forms, or in some unusual lineages, dependence on a cobalamin-like analog.), with protein sequence MGGGRVLSPVLLVGAGTGEATCGILYLASYLRRGGIEAFVRLWDGDETPAEVVRSFEGLVRRVRPKLVGISLKWFHHVDRALLIARTLRKIDPSIRIVVGGNSASYWWRELSAYDCLDHVVLGDGEVPLLSICQGNPAPPNCVTRTPDGKPTRLPLGYVQGATNSEDVYYSHFNELFLSQLDLNSFSGWVAPGKGCGENCLYCGGARGNQKAAFGRAKPFLRAEESVRRDHQEIASRTWQMRYDFAGSSAEFLGSTWAGVDLSRHCCTYFLWGVPRIELVDALARTFERVYMVVDIGCFSEQQRLEQMKRGLLKPCAKDSELIELIEGSRRHPNLAVEISGIGGLPFASQATLAEEVKLVERIIDLDCVIGYQRLEAQPGALVTEHPARFDMVSEAKTFTEFLDYFEQREPGDVSVPMIRFKDTKLEAAVQRTSDQVDAMAWKHRDARRNVSVNGRTRLVNTASPARRFTLGDWLGSHRAPARVSGEEVTVVRSVDGITLSCAPTLQPRKFSDPALVQGEDGAILLAALSTFERPTTVSSAVTQLGAKVRLDPHSAREVIDHLVDGKFLQPG encoded by the coding sequence ATGGGTGGTGGTCGTGTCCTCTCGCCAGTGCTTCTCGTCGGTGCCGGAACGGGGGAGGCCACGTGCGGTATCCTCTACCTGGCGAGCTACCTGCGCCGAGGAGGCATCGAGGCCTTCGTCCGCCTCTGGGACGGAGATGAGACGCCCGCGGAGGTCGTGCGCTCGTTCGAGGGCCTGGTCCGCCGCGTGCGCCCGAAGCTGGTGGGCATCAGCCTCAAGTGGTTCCACCACGTGGACCGCGCGCTGCTCATCGCCCGGACGCTGCGGAAGATTGACCCGTCGATTCGCATCGTCGTCGGCGGCAACTCCGCGTCGTACTGGTGGCGGGAGCTGAGCGCCTATGACTGCCTCGACCATGTCGTCCTGGGCGATGGCGAGGTGCCGCTCCTGTCCATCTGCCAGGGCAACCCCGCGCCGCCCAACTGCGTGACGCGGACCCCGGATGGAAAGCCCACCCGGCTGCCCCTGGGCTACGTGCAGGGCGCGACCAACAGCGAGGACGTCTACTACTCACACTTCAACGAGCTCTTCCTGAGCCAGTTGGACTTGAACTCCTTCTCGGGCTGGGTCGCGCCGGGCAAGGGCTGCGGGGAGAACTGCCTGTATTGCGGCGGAGCCCGTGGCAACCAGAAGGCCGCCTTCGGACGCGCGAAGCCCTTCCTGCGGGCCGAGGAGAGCGTGCGCCGCGACCACCAGGAGATTGCCTCCCGCACGTGGCAGATGCGCTACGACTTCGCGGGCAGCTCGGCGGAGTTCCTCGGGAGCACCTGGGCTGGCGTGGACCTGTCGCGCCACTGCTGCACGTACTTCCTCTGGGGCGTGCCTCGCATCGAGCTGGTCGACGCGCTGGCCCGCACCTTCGAGCGCGTCTACATGGTGGTGGACATCGGCTGCTTCTCGGAGCAGCAGCGCCTGGAGCAGATGAAGCGCGGCCTGCTCAAGCCCTGCGCGAAGGACTCGGAGCTCATCGAACTCATTGAAGGCAGCCGCCGCCACCCGAACCTGGCCGTTGAAATCTCCGGCATCGGAGGACTGCCCTTCGCCAGCCAGGCCACGCTCGCCGAGGAGGTGAAGCTGGTGGAGCGCATCATCGACCTCGACTGCGTGATTGGCTATCAGCGGCTGGAAGCGCAGCCAGGCGCGCTCGTCACCGAACACCCCGCGCGCTTCGACATGGTGAGCGAGGCGAAGACCTTCACCGAGTTCCTCGACTACTTCGAGCAGCGTGAGCCCGGGGACGTGTCGGTGCCGATGATTCGCTTCAAGGACACGAAGCTGGAGGCCGCGGTGCAGCGCACCTCCGACCAGGTGGATGCCATGGCCTGGAAGCACCGCGACGCCCGGCGGAATGTGAGCGTCAACGGCCGCACCCGGCTGGTGAACACCGCCTCTCCCGCGCGCCGCTTCACCCTGGGGGACTGGCTGGGCAGCCACCGCGCGCCCGCGCGCGTCTCGGGGGAAGAGGTGACCGTCGTGCGCTCCGTCGACGGCATCACCTTGAGCTGCGCGCCGACGCTCCAACCTCGCAAGTTCTCCGACCCGGCCCTCGTGCAAGGCGAGGACGGCGCCATCCTCCTGGCCGCGCTCAGCACCTTCGAGCGACCCACCACGGTGTCCAGCGCGGTGACTCAGTTGGGTGCCAAGGTGCGGTTGGACCCGCATTCCGCAAGGGAAGTGATTGACCATCTGGTGGATGGAAAATTCCTCCAGCCCGGGTGA
- a CDS encoding aminotransferase class I/II-fold pyridoxal phosphate-dependent enzyme produces MLDFTSALYLGLVHASRTLEPWEQLTLGAPAVLEEPASVARTERDLAELVGCERALLSRSTLHVFWDVFSGLEGRRVSLFWDDGAYPIAKWGIETMAARGVPARGFHHHSPESLARRILASDAGRLPVVVCDGWCPGCGELAPLDAYLGLVRAHGGLLIVDDSQAVGVLGRRHRGLPLGVGGGGSLRWEGLQGPDLLWCGSLAKALGVPMAAVAGDARVLARIEARGETRVHCSPPSVADLHAAQRALGINHREGDALRRALALRVAHFRERLRMAGLSATGGQFPVQRVQLPSGVDARRVHERLRHKGVRTVLQRSRCGPDVSVSFILTTRHGAPELTQAVDLLAEALHDEHPERTRHERVA; encoded by the coding sequence GTGCTCGACTTCACCTCCGCGCTCTACCTGGGGCTGGTGCATGCCAGCCGGACGCTCGAGCCCTGGGAGCAGCTCACGTTGGGAGCGCCCGCCGTCCTCGAGGAGCCCGCCTCCGTGGCCAGGACGGAGCGCGACCTGGCGGAGCTGGTGGGCTGTGAACGCGCGCTGCTCTCCCGGTCCACGCTGCATGTGTTCTGGGATGTGTTCAGCGGGCTGGAGGGGCGCCGCGTCTCCTTGTTCTGGGACGACGGCGCCTATCCGATAGCGAAGTGGGGCATCGAGACCATGGCCGCGCGAGGGGTGCCCGCGCGCGGGTTCCACCACCACTCCCCCGAGAGCCTGGCACGGAGAATCCTCGCGTCGGACGCGGGTCGCCTGCCGGTGGTGGTCTGTGATGGGTGGTGTCCGGGATGCGGCGAGCTGGCGCCGCTCGATGCATACCTGGGCCTGGTCCGAGCGCACGGGGGGCTGCTCATCGTCGATGACTCCCAGGCCGTGGGCGTGCTGGGGCGCCGGCACCGAGGGTTGCCACTGGGTGTTGGCGGAGGGGGCTCGCTGCGGTGGGAAGGGCTTCAAGGCCCGGACCTCTTGTGGTGTGGCTCCCTGGCCAAGGCGTTGGGTGTGCCCATGGCGGCCGTGGCGGGTGATGCCCGGGTGCTGGCGCGAATCGAGGCCCGCGGCGAGACGCGAGTGCATTGCAGTCCGCCGTCGGTCGCGGACCTCCATGCCGCGCAACGGGCCCTCGGCATCAATCACCGGGAGGGCGACGCGCTTCGCCGCGCGCTGGCCCTGCGCGTGGCGCACTTCCGCGAGCGGCTGCGGATGGCGGGGCTGAGCGCCACGGGAGGGCAGTTCCCCGTGCAACGGGTTCAGTTGCCCTCGGGCGTGGACGCGCGCCGGGTCCATGAGCGGCTGCGCCACAAGGGCGTTCGCACCGTGCTTCAGCGCTCGCGCTGTGGGCCGGACGTTTCGGTGAGCTTCATCCTCACCACCCGGCACGGCGCGCCGGAGCTGACCCAAGCCGTGGACCTCCTCGCCGAGGCGCTCCACGACGAACACCCCGAGAGGACACGTCATGAACGAGTGGCATGA
- a CDS encoding sigma-54-dependent transcriptional regulator, translating to MTRMRIWIRFEGSGASGMRPKVLEALGRVGIEPECSEGTPSGLGVLVFDEVGPTTLEAVRRCRLNAATRVLAVATTEKALGEGACWRLLLEGAADVIAWEGSHDAVAEVSARLERWHDVDRIIDSPEVQRRLVGRSPSWLPVLRQIVEVATFTDASVLLLGESGTGKEEVARLIHALDRRPHKGDLVTLDCTTVVPELSGSEFFGHERGAFTGAAGIRDGAFALAHEGTLFLDEVGELPLALQAQLLRVVQEHSYKRVGSNTWQHADFRLVCATNRELSEEVSQGSFRRDFFHRISSWVCRLPPLRERPEDILPLALHFLRTMRPDVELALDPRVRDYLIQRSYPGNIRELRQLMGRICKRHVGSGPITVGDIPSDELPSLEGLGEWRDQSFARGIQQALTMGMGLKEIGRSASEMAIRLVLEEEEGNLQRAARRLGVTDRALQLRRAQQED from the coding sequence ATGACGCGCATGAGGATCTGGATTCGCTTCGAGGGGAGTGGTGCCAGCGGGATGCGCCCGAAGGTGTTGGAGGCGCTGGGGCGGGTGGGCATCGAGCCGGAGTGCTCGGAGGGAACGCCGTCGGGGCTCGGCGTGCTGGTGTTCGACGAGGTGGGCCCGACGACGCTGGAGGCCGTGCGGCGCTGCCGGCTGAACGCCGCGACGCGGGTGTTGGCGGTGGCGACGACGGAGAAGGCGCTGGGGGAGGGCGCCTGCTGGCGGCTGCTCCTCGAGGGCGCCGCGGATGTGATTGCCTGGGAGGGCTCACACGACGCGGTGGCGGAGGTCTCCGCCCGGCTGGAGCGCTGGCACGACGTGGACCGCATCATCGACTCGCCCGAGGTGCAGCGGCGGTTGGTGGGGCGCTCTCCCTCGTGGCTCCCGGTGCTCCGGCAGATCGTCGAGGTGGCGACCTTCACGGACGCCTCGGTGCTGTTGCTGGGAGAGAGCGGCACCGGCAAGGAGGAGGTCGCGCGTCTCATCCACGCGCTCGACCGGCGCCCGCACAAGGGGGACCTGGTGACGCTGGATTGCACCACGGTGGTGCCGGAGCTGTCGGGCAGCGAGTTCTTCGGCCACGAGCGTGGCGCCTTCACGGGCGCCGCGGGCATCCGAGATGGGGCCTTCGCCCTGGCGCATGAGGGGACGTTGTTCCTGGACGAAGTGGGAGAGCTCCCGCTGGCCTTGCAGGCGCAACTGCTCCGCGTGGTGCAGGAGCATTCGTACAAGCGCGTCGGCTCCAACACCTGGCAGCACGCGGACTTCCGGCTGGTCTGCGCCACCAATCGCGAGCTGAGCGAGGAGGTCAGTCAGGGCTCGTTCCGCCGTGACTTCTTCCACCGCATCTCGAGCTGGGTCTGCCGGCTGCCCCCCTTGCGCGAGCGGCCCGAGGACATCCTTCCCCTCGCGCTGCACTTCCTCCGGACGATGCGGCCGGATGTGGAGCTGGCCCTGGACCCGCGCGTGCGGGACTACCTCATCCAGCGCAGCTACCCGGGAAACATCCGCGAGCTGCGTCAGCTCATGGGCCGCATCTGCAAGCGGCACGTGGGTTCCGGTCCCATCACCGTGGGCGACATCCCTTCGGACGAGCTGCCTTCCCTCGAAGGACTCGGCGAGTGGCGAGACCAGTCCTTCGCGCGAGGCATCCAGCAGGCCCTGACCATGGGGATGGGGCTGAAGGAGATTGGACGAAGTGCCTCGGAGATGGCGATTCGCCTGGTGCTCGAAGAGGAGGAGGGCAACCTCCAGCGCGCGGCCCGACGACTTGGCGTCACGGACCGCGCGCTCCAGCTCCGCCGCGCGCAACAGGAAGACTAG